Within the Opitutaceae bacterium TAV5 genome, the region ACGGTGCCATTGCCGCTCGCGGTGCCGGCGCCAACAGTCAGGCCGGATGTCATGGTGACCGTGCCTTCGGAGAGGATCGCTCCTCCTTCGTCGATTTCACCGATGATGAGATGGCCGGTGCCGGTATTGTTGCTTGCACCGCCAATGCTGGCTCCGCCACCGCCTTCGGTGAAGGTTCCGCCATTTTTGACGCTGATGGTGTTGTCCGTTCCCCCGCGTCCGAGTTCAAATGCGCGGACCTTCAACGAACCTCCGTCAACGATGACGTGGTTTTGCGCGGACTGGCCACCGGGCCCGACGTAGGTGTAACCAAACTCGGCAACGGCATTCCGGCCGATGGTGACGGTGTTGGTCTGGCCGGCGCTTCCGGACATGTGAAGGCCGCCGCCAACACTGCCGGTGGCGCCGCCGGAAGGTTGTACCTTGACGGTGCCGTTGATGGTCGCGGTGGCGTTGCCGGTCATGACGAGGCCGCGAAAACCGTTGCCTCCGCCACCGGGCCCGGAACGGAGCAGCAGCGTGGCCCCGGTATCGACGACGAGATCGGCATTGGTCATCGTCAGCGGAGGCGTGCTGTTGCCGGAAGCGGGAGCTTCGCCGACGTCGGCGGTGAGCGTGCCTCCCTTGAGATGAAGGGTGGCGCGGGGCGCGCCGGCGACGCCAAGGGTGAGCTTGAAGACATCGGCCGTGAGCGTCGCATCGGCCTCTGTGCCGGTGCCGAAGGTCACCGTGTAGGGATCGGTGCCGCCGGTGGTGGCGGCGATGGTGACGGTGTCCTCCACGCCGGGCAGGACGGGATCGGAAGACCAGTTCGAGGCATCGCTCCACAAGCCGTCGGTAGCGGCATTCCATGAAATGTCATCGGCGTGCAAGCGTCCGGTTCCCGCCAGAAGGGAGAACGTGGCCAGCGTGAGGGCGGAGAGGCGGCGGCAATGCGATTGCAGCGAAGCCACGCCGGAAGGAGGGCAGATGGGTAGTTGCATAAGGATGGGTTTTTGTCGGGTTCATCTGAATCGTGGGATATTTTTAATGGAAATCAATGAAAATTTCATGGAAAAATATGGAATTTCAGGTAAAATCAATAAGAAGCTGTTTACTAACAAAATATGGGATTGGTATTTCCTTGGAAAATGCCACCGGGTGGCCTAAATTGAGGAGAATGGTCATATCTATGCTTGACCTTCTTTAAAATAAATACATGAAATTATATGAAAATGAAGGCTGATTCTTTTATCCCTGCTGCCAAACCCCGCCTGCGCGACGTTGCCGAGAAGGCGGACGTGTCGATCGGCACCGTGAGCCGCGTGCTCAACGGCAAGGCTGACGTCGCGGAGGATCTGGCGGAACGGGTTCTGCTGGCCGCCCGGTCGCTGGGTTATACCCGTCGTGCTCCGGCCGCACAGGCGACCGTGCAGGCGTCGAATGATGTCGCGGTGATCGGTTACCTGGTGGATTCACCCAATCTGGCCCGGGTGACCGCCGATCCGTTCCTGCAGCATTTTCTGATTGGCATCGAGGACGGGGTAAACCGCAACAACGGTCATCTGCTTTTTGCCACCTGCGGAGAGGAAGTGGCGCGCGGGGCGATTCCGGCGATGGTTGCCGAGAATCGCGTGCAGGGCGTCATTCTGAAGCCCAGCCCGACCACGTCCGACACCTGGATTCGCAAACTCAACGAGCTTGTCCCGGTCATCATGCTGATGAACAGCAGCGAGGATCGGTCGATCTTCTCTGTCATGTGCGACAACTACGCGGCGACGTACCAGATTCTTCGTTACCTGAGGGAGCTGGGGCACCGGCGGATCGCGTTTCTGTCGGTGGATGATCTGGGACAAGCGCCGTCCGTTCTGCACTTCGAGCGGATGGATGCATATCGGAAATATGCCGGTTCCCTCGGCTGCGTGGAAGACCCGGCGTATATCCAGGTTCCGACGCGTGATCACGGACGGGAGACTTTGTCGGAGGTGATCGAGAAGGGGTTGAAAAATCTCCTGGCCCTCGGGAAGGGCGAGCGCCCGACCGCCGTGGTCTGCGCAACGGATACGTACGCTTTCGCCCTGCTGGCTCTGGCCGGCCGCTATGGCATCGAGGTGCCGCGCGATCTGAGCGTGGTCGGCTACATGAACATCGACACCTGCGAGCACTCGGTGCCGCCGTTGACCAGCGTGTCGCTCTCGGGTGACGAGGTGGGACGGGTGGCGGTCAACCTTCTTTACGAGCGCCTGCAGAATCCGTCGATGATGGTGCGCCACGTGAGCGTGGGCACGCGTCTGGTCGAGCGGCTGTCGTGCGCGCCGGCACCGGATTCCTGAGCGCAGCCAGCGCCGGTGCCGGCCGGCGATGTTGCCCCGTCTTTGCTTTCCCCGGCTCCCCCCGAAAAATTTCCCAACCTGTATCCCATGAATACCCGAAAAACATCGAGTCCCCCCCTGTCTGCGTTTACCCTGGTCGAGCTGCTGGTCGTGATTGCGATCATCGGCATTCTGGCCGGCATCATCATCCCCGTGGTGGGGCGCGTGCGTCTCAGCGCGGCGGATGCGACATGCAAGAGCAACGTGCGGCAACTGACGACGGCCTACATCCTGTTCATGAACGAGCACAAAATGCGCTCGCTGCCGGTTGCATTCGGGCCAGACACGCCGAATGAATGGCTGGCTCAATCCGAAAACCACAACCTCCCGGGCTTTTATCTCCTGCGCTACTACTACAAGCCGGGGCCGCGCTATCTCTGGACGTCCGACAACAAGGGGATACGCGAAAAAATCGAACACTGTCCCGCCGCAAAGATGACCGGACTGATTCACCCGACTCAGACAGATGCCAGTGCGTTCAACGTGGACTATGGCGTCAGGCAAATAGCCACCAATACGCCGACCAACTTCGGGCTGCGCACACAACCGACGCGTATTCCCCTCGTATGGGATCATTTCGGTTCTGACTGGAAAAACAGCGACTCGGATAAGAAGAAGACGCGTATTCCGCTGCGGCATCGAGGCAAGCGTTCCATCAACTGCGGTTTTCTGGACGGCCACGTGGCCTACGTTGACGGAGACGAGAAGGACGGACGCCTCTTCATGCAGTACTGGGCCTACGTAACCAAAGACGGAGATCCGCGGGAAAGCGACCTCCGCAATGGTACAAAGCTGGGCGTGACCGAAATGCCGGAATCCTGATCGCCCGCTTTCTTCCTTCTGCATGCCGGTTCCTCCTTCCCGGGATTCCTGCGTTCTCTTCCACCTGTCACCCCGGCCTGTCAGGCCGCAACCCTGCCCCCATGAAACCCTGCACTTTCGCCCCCTGCCTGCTCGGCGCGCTGGTATTGTCGATTCCCGGCCTTCTTCGCGCAGCCGTGTCTTACGCGGTCGATACCGACACGCTTGCCTTGTGGCGCTTCGATGAGACAGCCAACCCGCCTTCCGCCTATGCGGACGCCGGCGGCTCCCCCGCGCTGCAACTGACCGCCACCGGTATCGGCGACCTGCAAAGCGTCCCCGGGCTCCTCGGACGGGCAGTGACCGGGTTTCATCCGCAAGGCACGACGGACAATCGCCGGCTTTATCTCGACAGTTACACCCAGCCTGCCAATCCCTCCATCCAGACTTTCGAAATCTGGGTGCGGTTTGATGATGCCTCCATCCTGCCCCATGAAACGCCTTCCGGCTCGGGTTGGGCCAACCGGCAGGTGCTCTTCCGGCGCGCCGGCAGCCGGCAGCCTGTCAGCTTTTATTTTACGGACGACGACACCGGAGAAAACGCCCGGCTCTGCCTGGAGCTGAGGGATGCGGCCGGCGTATCCAGAAAACTGTTTCACGACCTGGGACGATCCATCGAGCGTGACCGCTGGTACCATGTCGCCTTCTCCATCCGTCAGGACGGTTCCGATGTGGTTGCCCGGCTTTATCTGCAGGACGAATTCGGCGGCTACGATGCGGCGTCGCCGGTCGCTGCCGGGACCTTCGCCTCGTTTACCTACGACACCGGCGTGTTTCCCGTTTCCATCGGTGAGGCCGGTCAAACGGGGATAGATCCCTTCACCGGCACGATCGATGAAGCGCGGCTCAGCAAGACCGAGCGCACGACCTTTGCCACGCATCCTGACTTCACCACCCGTTTCCCGACGGTCCACGAGGGCCGCATCCATTTCCTCGGCGGCAATACGCGCGGGCTTGGCATGCTGGCCGCCGCTCCCGCCGGAGGCCTGCGGGCGGTGTATATTGCCCGCGCGACGACGATCCCGGCGCAAGAGGCCATCAAGCCGCGTCCCGTTGCACTCGCCCAGGTGCTGGATCCCTCGGGTCGGGTCGTTTCGCATGCCGACCTGACGGACAGCCCGGGCGGGAGCAGCAGCGTGGTGCTGTCCATTCCGGAAGGCGATGCCGGCGTCTACACGGTGAGCGTCATCGGAGGGCGTTCCAACGATGTTTTTGCCATCGGTCTTCCCGATACGGTGCAAGCCTGGGGCGTCCGGGGTGAGCTGTCGCTCGGCTTTCCCGCCACGCCTGCGGCACAGGATTATTACCTCTACCTGCCCCGTACCTGGACCTCGTTCAAAATGTATGTCTACGGCGGGACGACTTCGTCGGAAATCGGGCTGTATGCCGGCCCGGCGTATTCCGATCCCGTCGGCAGTATCGGAGGAGGCAGCAGCACGGATGTCTGGAATGCCTCGCTTTCCCGCTACGAACTCACGGTCTCTTCCGCACTGGTCCCGCCTTCCACGCCCTCCCAGCCCGGCGTCATCCGTCTTCACATCCCCGCCGGTTTCAACCGGACTCTTGTTTTCGATGGCATCCCCGGCTTGCTCTGCCCCGATGCCGCCAGCGCCATCCAGCTTGCGGGTGGAACCCGCGAAGCCGCTGGCGGCATCCTCACGGCAGGGCCGATCCAGCAGCGGGCCCGTGACTGGATGTGGGCGGATTATCAGGCGAACAACGATTATTCCGTCGCGCTCACATTCCCTGCTTCCGTGCCCGCCACGCTGGCGGATGCCATGCGGGAAGCGCTGCCGTACGGGCAGTACGGCTTTCTGAGCGGTTTGCAGTCCGGCATAGCCAACCAGGTGGTGAGTGATCCGGAGAACCCTTTCTTCGGAGCCAACGTGGCTGCCGGCAGCTCTCCTCCGTCGTGGGAGACTTTCCACTACGGCAGCCTGCTTTCGACCTTCGACTCATTGCCGCTGGCGGCAGCGTGGTCCGTGCCTGTTTCCGCCAATCCGGCTTACGGGAACGCCAACCTCCTCCGGAGATCGATCCTCTACGCCTTCTATCATCTCGCGTCGATGGACAGCGCGCACCTGCTTCGGGAAGGAAGCATGGACTCGCAGAGTTATCCGGTCACCCATGCCTTCTTCGCCTATTACGCGCTGGCCCAGGCCTGTTATCTTCTCCAGGGAGCCCTGCCTCCCGAGGCCGGTGCCATCTGGAAGGACGGTCTTGTCGCGCTCGGCAGCAAACAGGCGGATTTTCAGGGCTTCCAGTCCAACCAGTGGGGACACGTGATGCTGGGCCATCTCTATACTTGGCTCGCCACCGGCGAACCACGGTTCCTCCGCTGGTTCGAACAACAAATGACCGTTTACGTCGAGGGGGGCTACGGCACGAACAGCAAATTCGGCCAGCACCCCGCCGGGTATTTTCTGGAGGAATACGGGCCCGACGGAAACTACGATTCGATGAATTTTTACGTATTGGTGGAGGCTTACGACCGGTACCGGGAGCTTCCCGGGCACGATGAGGCGCTCGTCGAGACGATGAGGGCGGCCATCGAGGATAACCTGACGTTCAAGTCCTTTTTCTGGCTGCCCCAGCCCGATGGACGGGTCGTCGGCCCGACCGCCATGAACTGCCGGGTGGCTTCCATCAGTCTGGCCGCGATCAGCTATCCCGGCATCAGCATGGCGCGCTTCGAGTTTCCGCTCGCCCTCACCCGGCACAATCTGTCGATCCCGCCGGCCACGTGGCCGGGTCAGGTGGCTCACCAGATCACCAACGACACATGGGCCGTCCAGTTTCTGAACTGGGCGCTTGCGCCCTCCCGGCGGGATAACTGGTTCACCGGCCTGAACAACCCGGCTGGCACCTGGGGGGCGGCGCTCGATCATGCTTACCGGCTCCCGCAAACCGCGGTTTCGGCGGCCCTGCCTTGCGAAAGCGCCGTCAACCGGACCTGGAGCAATCTTCCCGGTCTGATGGCCTGGAAACAGGATGGCCTGTATGGTGTGGTGTTTCACTCCGTTGCCGGAGGGAAGGCCACGGTCGCCGGCAAATTGGGAGGAGGGCCAACATGTGTGTGGTCGCCCGAAACGGGCGCCATCATTTCCTCTTCGCAGAACAGCCAGTCTCCGCCCGGAGCCATCACCCAGGAGGCTCATTTTGCGCATTCCTCGGTTTTTTGGGAAAACGGAGGCAGCCTCTATTCTTCGGGGCGGAAAAACAACGCGACGGGTCAATGGCTGGTTCCCGACCTCCTTTATGAGGTCACGGAGAGCACCGATGCCGACGGGACCGATCGCACCATCACATGGACCTATGATTTCACCGTTCCGGCCAGCCCTGTGCTGACGGTCAGCGTCAGCCCCGCTCCGGCCGGCCTGAAACTCAATCTTCCCGTTTACAGCACGACCGCCGACAACATCAGCGAAGTGCTGGACGCCAGTCAGCCGGGCTCCTTCACGTTCATCGCCGGCGGCAAGACGTTCGCTCTCGACTGGGATTCCGGCGCCGCTGCGTCTCTGGAGTCATCGGACCTGACGACGATCCGGCGTCTCGTCATTCCGATGACCGCTTCGCCGCTGCAACTCACCATGAGCCTGTACCAGAGCGCCTTGCAGGGAGACAGGTATCGGGATAATGGTTACGGAACCGGGAGGCCCGTTTCAGGAAAATGTCCCGGATTGCTGACGGAAGACCAAACCGGGCTTGGCTTCCGGTGAGCCGGGACCTATACTTTGCCCATGAATCCATCGAACGAAAAAACCGGAATCGTGTGGCACCAGGTCGGTTCGTTCGAACCGCACGAGGCGAAGCGGATTCTGGAGGCGCTGGAGAAAGCCGGAGTACCGTTCGAGATCGAGCATGACGACTCTGCACTGGAGCGGCCGCTGCGGACGATCGAACTGGCCCTGGCGATGAGCCCCGAAGGTGCGAAACTGGCGATCTTCGTACCGGAAAAAGACGTCGGCGACGTGCAGGCGCTGGTGCGGACGCTGTTTCCCGTGTGAAAAAACAAAAGACCCGGCTGGCGAAATGGATCGCGCCGGGTCGGAAAGAGCGGAAACGCAACGTTTGCGCACCGCTCCACAGGAAGAACGGGCAGCCTATTTCAGCAACTCGCCCAGTTTCGCGTCGATCGCATCGGCCCAGATCCTGTAGCCGGGGGCGCTCAGGTGCAGGAAATCGGGCATGATCGCCTTGCTGATCGTGCCGTCGGGCTGCACGAATTTCTGGCCGATCGGCAGGAAAAACACCCGCCGCCCGTCGTCGAGTTTCTCAATGATCGCGTTGATCGCGGCGATCTTGGCGCGGCGGTCGTTGTCGGGTTTTTCGCCGCGCGGGAAGACGTCGAGGAGCAACACCTTCGCCTGCGGGGCGCGTTTGCCGATTTCGGCCACGATGGCGGTCACGCCCTCGGCGATCTGTTCCGCGCTGTCGCGTCCGGTATTGTTGGTGCCGATCATGAGCACCACGACCTTCGGCCTGATGCCGCCGCCGAGCGCGCCGTTTTGCAGGCGCCAGAGCACGTGTTCGGTGCGGTCGCCGCCGATGCCGAAATTGGCCGCCTTGAGGGGAGCGTAGCGCTCGGCCCACACGGCCTTGCCGTTGCCGCCCCAGCCGGCGGTGATCGAGTCGCCGAGAAACATCACGTCGGCGCCGTCCTTTTTGGCCGTGGTGACCTGGCGTTTGTGTTGTTCGACCCAGGTGTTGCGCGTCACCGGCACGACGGCCGGATTGGCCTCGACGGCGCCGGAGCCGGAGGGCTGGGCAGAGGCTGCCGCGGAGCCGATGACGAGAAGGGTGAGGAGCGGGAGGATACGCAGGGTATGCATCGCCGCTATCAAAGCATCCGTTCGTCCCGTTCGACAATGTCGAAAGTTCCGGTCCCCCGAAAAGTCCGGAACCTCCGCCGGGCGCAGGCGAAGGGCTCGACAATCTCCGCAACATCCCTCACCCCTTCGCTTTTTCCCGAACGAATCCCGTACTTTTTTCCAGAACCGAACCGCCCTATGTCCACCACCTCCGCCAACGAAAATTCGTCCGCACAACCTGCGCCGCAGCGCACCGCCCTCGTTACCGGCGCCGGCCGCGGCATCGGCAAGGCCATCGCCGAAGTCCTCGCCGCCGCGGGCCACACCGTCATCTGCGTCTCGAAATCCGCCGAAACCTGCGGCGCGGTCGCCGCGGGCATCAACGCCGCCGGTACCGGGATCGGCGGAAAAGCCGTGGCCCGCGCCGTCGATGTGGCGGACGGAGCCGCCGTCACCGCCGCCGCGGAGGCGTTTTTAAAGGAATTCGGCAAGATCGACATCCTCGTGAACAACGCGGGCATCACCCGCGACGGCCTGCTCGCCCGCATGAGCGAGGACGACTGGAACGCCGTCCTCACCACGAACCTCACGAGTTGCTTCCACTGGACGAAGGCCATCGGCTGGCCCATGTGCCGCAACCGCTGGGGCCGTATCGTCAACATCTCGTCCGTCTCCGGCCTCATGGGCAACGCCGGCCAGGCCAACTATGCCGCCGCCAAGGCCGGCATGGTCGGTTTCACCAAGTCCGTGGCCAAGGAGTTCGCCCGGCGCAACGTCACCGCCAACGTCGTCGCCCCCGGTTTCATCAAGACCGACATGACCTCCGTCCTCAACGAGGAGGTGCAGAAAGCCGCCACGTCCCTGATCCCGATGCAGCGTTTTGGCGAAGCGGCGGACATCGCTCATGCCGTGGCCTTTCTCGCTTCGGAGCAGGCGAGTTACATCACCGGCCAGGTTTTTACCGTTGACGGCGGCATGTCGATGTGACCCCATCCGCAGTTTCTAGTTTTACACACCACATGGCTGACCAAAAAACCATCGAACAACGCGTTAAGGAAATCATCGTTAATCAGCTTAACGTGAACGAAGAGCAGATTACCCCGCAGGCATCTTTCCTGGATGACCTCGGAGCGGACTCTCTCGACACGGTCGAGCTGATCATGGCCTTCGAAGAGGAATTCAAGGACGAGATCAAGGGAGAGATCCCCGAATCCGATGCCGAGAAGCTCCGCACCGTCGGCCAGGTGGTTGACTACATCAACGGCAAGGCTGCGCAGGCCTGAGCCGTTCGTCTTCTCTCCCGTTTCCCGCGCGCTCCGCTTTTCCCGGCGGGGCGCTTTTTTTTGGAGCGGCGGCATTCCTGCCGCTGCCCGTTCGACAGGCTCAGGGCTCCGAGCCCGTCGAGGGGCAGACGACGCGAAGCGTCGCCGGTCCGGGATTTCGTGGCTTGCTTCGGCAAGGGGCGAGGCGCGTCGCGCCTCGTCTGCGGCGGGATCGGCAGAAAAATGCCGCCGCTCCGGGAAAACCACTCTGAAAACACACTTGCGGGAACGGACGCGATACACACCGTTTCCCCCTTCACTCCCCATATGTCCACGCAGGAATTCTACATTCGCCAGCCATCGGAAGAGGAGGCCCGCGGGCCTTACACCCTCGAACAAATGACCTCCCTCGCCGAGAACGGCGAAGTCACCCGCGAGACGCTCTACTACGAGGCGGCCACCGAGCAATGGGTGGCCACGGGCGACAATCCGGACCTGGCGGAGATTCTCTATCCTTCCAAAAAGGTGCTCCGCGTCAAAAAGAAGGAAAAGATCCAGAGCCTCAACGAGGCGGATCTCACGACCAAGCCCATCACGGTGCAGCAGATGCTGGCCGCGGCCGAGGGGCGCGTCGAGGAGGGCGCGTCCACGCTGCCGCCGCCCGAAGTGGCCCAGGCTCGCGCCACCATGATCGGCCGCATCGGCGCCATCGCCATGCTCGTCGTCACGGCCATCGGGTTTACCGCTTACTCGGGCGGAGCCCTGCTCAAGGGCGACTTCGCGGCGCTCGGCACGAAACCGCTCGGCTATTTCGCCGCCGCCGACCTGATCCTCGCCATCCTGCTCGCCTGCCGCCTCAACTTCGCGCACGGCCTCACCCGGCTGCGGGCGGCGCTTTTTGTCGGCTTTATCGGGTTCTTCTATTTCGCGACCCTCGGCACGGCGGGCATCCCGGCCATCGCCCTGGGAACGCTTTCCGCCCTCGCCCTGATTGTCGCGGTCTCGTGGCAACATATCCTGGGCGTGCTCGTGACCGGCGTGGCCGGTCTCGTCGTCACGATCATTTTTGTGATCCGGATCTTCCACTGATGTCCGGCTGTCCGGCCGGCCCGACCAAAACACCATGTCCGCCGCCACGCTCATCCATCGTTGCACGCGTATTTACCGGCACGAGATCTGGCGACCGGATTTTCTGACGGACCGTTCCCTGCGCGGGCGCATCTACGCCGTCCTGCGCGTGGTTTCGATCACCGTTACCGGCATCGTCGAGACCAAGGCTTTCAGCCGCGCCGCGGCACTGAGTTTTTCCTCCATGCTCGGCCTCGGCCCGCTCGTGGCCATCGCCATGCTGGTGGCCGGCTTCGTGCTCGACCGGCAGGATCCGCATCTGGCGGTCAACACCCTCAACCGCATCATCAGGTTCATCGCCCCGCAGGTGACCCAGTACGAGCAACTGGAGGACGGGTTTGACATGGAGGATGCCGACGAGGCCGTCATCGATCGGCCGGTGCGCAGCGATATCGTCAGCGCGGCCACGCTGCACCTGCGGCCCCGCGGGGTGGCGCAGCAGGCCCGCGCCAGCCAGGCGGCGGCCACGCCGGCGGTACGGGGACCGGATTCCGCCGCCGAAGGAGCGGGGACCGAACCGGCCGATGCGACGGGTGACACGTCCGCCGACGCCGCTGCCGGCGAAGGCCAGGTGGAGGTCAACCCGGAACTGGTGAAGCTGATCGACGGTTTTATCGATGGCTCGAAATCGAGCACGGCGGGCGTCGTCGGCGTGGTCACGCTGATCGTGATCGTATTACAGCTCTTCACGACGGTGGAGAATGTGTTCAATGAAATCTGGGGCGTGCGGCGGGGGCGGAGCTGGACGATGCGCATCGTCTATTACTGGACGGTGCTGACGCTCGGCGCGGTGCTTTTTTTCGCCACGGTGACGGCGCTTTCGGCCGGCGCGTACCTCAACTTTTTCAAGAAAAACATGCCTTTCGGCCTGGGCGAGACGATCGCCCCGCTGCTGAGCTGGATGCTGCCCTCGCTGTCGATCGTGATGCTGGTGGCGGTGCTGACGCTTTTCTACAAGTTTATCCCCAACACGCGTGTGCTCTGGCGCGGTGCGGCGATCGGAGCGGCGGTCGTGGCCGCGCTGGTCGTGGCGAACAACTACCTCGCCTTTCTCTATCTCTCGAAAGTGGTGCAGCAGCGCAGCTTTTTCGGGTCGCTGGGCATTCTGCCGATCCTGATGTTCGGGCTGTATATCTTCTGGCTGTTCATCCTGCTTGGCGGGCAGGTCAGCTACGCGGTGCAGAACGTGCATTTCCGCAACAGCCAGGCGGCCTGGAACACGCTGGCCGAATCGATGCGCGAGCGGCTTTCGCTGACGGTGCTCCTGCGCATCGGGCGACGTTTCCGCGACTGCCTGCCGCCTTGCACCGCATCGGACCTGGGCGCGCAACTGGGCGTGCCGACGCAGGTGCTCAACGAGTGCCTCAACCGGCTCGTGCAGATGGCGCTGCTTTCGCCGGTGCCGCCGTCCGATGAGGGCGCCGACACGGAGCTGCGCTACCAGCCGGCGCGTCCGCTCAACCGGATGACGCTGGCCGATTTCAAGCAACTGGACGACGACCACGGCGGCGACCCGACCGGCCCGGCGCTGGTCGATGCCGACCCGATCGTGCAACGCTACGACCAGGAACTGAAGGCGCAGCGGCAGCTGGAATTTTTTACGAAAACGATCGACGAGCTCATCGCCGAAAGCCCGATGCCCGCCGCCCGCGGGTGATCCGCCGCGACGAGGCCCTTATGCAGGGGCGCACTTCACAGTAAAGTGCGCCCTACGTAAAACCAAGGATCGTCGGTATGGCGTAATCCGGAGCTACACGGCGGGGGCGGCCGCGAGACCGGCGGGAGTCTTGTCCGGGACGAGCGTCGAGGTCAGCGGATAACGGAAGGTGTGGCCCTCGTAGTTGCGGAAGACCACTTCGTCGTCGGTGATTTTTTCGATGTAGTCGGGATTCATCGGCACCTTGCCGCCGCCGCCGGGAGCGTCGATCACGTATTGGGGAATCGCATACCCGGTCGTGTGCCCGCGCAGGCTTTTTATGATTTCCAGACCGCGGCGGACATCGACCTTGAAGTGCGATCCGCCCGTGATGAGGTCCATCTGGTAAAGATAATAGGGCCGCACGCGCATGCGAAGCAGGCGATGGACGAGCGCCTTCATCACGTCGGGGTCGTCGTTGACACCGCGCAGGAGCACGCTCTGGTTGCCGAGGGGGACGCCGGCGAAGGAAAGGCGTTCGCAGGCATCGCGCAGCTCGGCGGTGCATTCGCGCGGATGATTGACGTGGATGCTCATCCAGATCGGACCGTGCTTTTTGAACACCTCGCACAGTTCGGGCGTGATGCGTTGCGGCATGAACACCGGGATGCGCGAGCCGATGCGAATGAACTCGACATGCGGGATGGCGCGGAGCCGGCCCAGCAGGTGGTCGAGCTTGCGGTCGGCGAGGAGCAGCGGGTCGCCGCCGGAGAGAAGCACGTCGCGCACCTCGGGGTGCGATTCGATGTAGCGCAGGCCCTGTTCGTATTCGGGATGGAAATTGTAGTCCTGCGCGTTGGAAACGAGGCGGCTGCGCGTGCAGTAACGGCAGTAGCTGGCGCAGCGGTCGGTGACGAGAAACAGCACCCGGTCCGGGTAACGGTGCACGAGGCCGGGGACGGGGGAGTGTTCGTCTTCACCGAGCGAGTCGAGCATCTCCTCGGCGTGGAGCTGGCTCTCGCCGGCGCGCGGGATGACCTGCAGGCGGAGCGGGTCGGCGGGGTCGTCGCGATCGATGAGGTTGAAAAAATACGGCGTGATCGCGAGCGAGAGCTTGTTGCTGGCGAAGAGGACGCCGGCGCGCTCGTCGGGCGTGAGCGTCATGTAGCGTTCGAGTTCCTCCAGCCGGGTGATGCGGTTGCGGAGCTGCCAGGTCCAGGATTTCCAGTCGGATGCCGGGATGTGTTGCCAGAGTCCCTGGCCATCAAACCAGGCGGAGCGGTCTTCGGTGTAGGCCATCGGTGGGTCGTCGGATCAGCGGAATGGAGGCGGAATGGAATGAAAACGGATGCCGGAAACCTGGCCGGTGCGCGAACGGTGTCAAACGGCGGGTGCGGTTGGGGGAGGGACGCGCCTGCGGAGCGGCGCCCGGGCAGCGCCGCCTGTGACCACGCGCCCCGCGAGTCGCCGCGGCATCTTACTCGCTGGCCCGGATGCCGATGCGGATGCGCGAGCTCCAGAACCAGCGCTGCAGTCCGGAGCCGAGTTCGCGGATGGCGACTTCGTGCAGATGGTCCGCGAGCCGGTCGATCTCGGCGACACGCTTTTTGCGCAACGACTGCACCGAACCCTGG harbors:
- a CDS encoding anchor protein, with protein sequence MQLPICPPSGVASLQSHCRRLSALTLATFSLLAGTGRLHADDISWNAATDGLWSDASNWSSDPVLPGVEDTVTIAATTGGTDPYTVTFGTGTEADATLTADVFKLTLGVAGAPRATLHLKGGTLTADVGEAPASGNSTPPLTMTNADLVVDTGATLLLRSGPGGGGNGFRGLVMTGNATATINGTVKVQPSGGATGSVGGGLHMSGSAGQTNTVTIGRNAVAEFGYTYVGPGGQSAQNHVIVDGGSLKVRAFELGRGGTDNTISVKNGGTFTEGGGGASIGGASNNTGTGHLIIGEIDEGGAILSEGTVTMTSGLTVGAGTASGNGTVTLNAGSFSMTTSAARTVTLASGPKTTGTLNIKGGTMNITRSQGDHTLRLAPGYVDETSTGTATINLSGGALNVDKFVSQTVAGTINFTGGLFTVKQATVSNGKAFTVGNGTDAATFRLVTATGSGDHTFADGLVISGNARLEGSGRIGTGLASVSGTLAASGTLEFADGLTLFDGSTIDLNNSSGSLFISGGDLTIADGATINIRLTDFTDGNPVTLFTASDSIAGTALDNVNFLFNGVATTGSWSGADFLITAVAVPEPSTVALVLGGLTLLASLGVRRQR
- a CDS encoding LacI family transcriptional regulator, producing MKMKADSFIPAAKPRLRDVAEKADVSIGTVSRVLNGKADVAEDLAERVLLAARSLGYTRRAPAAQATVQASNDVAVIGYLVDSPNLARVTADPFLQHFLIGIEDGVNRNNGHLLFATCGEEVARGAIPAMVAENRVQGVILKPSPTTSDTWIRKLNELVPVIMLMNSSEDRSIFSVMCDNYAATYQILRYLRELGHRRIAFLSVDDLGQAPSVLHFERMDAYRKYAGSLGCVEDPAYIQVPTRDHGRETLSEVIEKGLKNLLALGKGERPTAVVCATDTYAFALLALAGRYGIEVPRDLSVVGYMNIDTCEHSVPPLTSVSLSGDEVGRVAVNLLYERLQNPSMMVRHVSVGTRLVERLSCAPAPDS
- a CDS encoding N-terminal cleavage protein, producing the protein MNTRKTSSPPLSAFTLVELLVVIAIIGILAGIIIPVVGRVRLSAADATCKSNVRQLTTAYILFMNEHKMRSLPVAFGPDTPNEWLAQSENHNLPGFYLLRYYYKPGPRYLWTSDNKGIREKIEHCPAAKMTGLIHPTQTDASAFNVDYGVRQIATNTPTNFGLRTQPTRIPLVWDHFGSDWKNSDSDKKKTRIPLRHRGKRSINCGFLDGHVAYVDGDEKDGRLFMQYWAYVTKDGDPRESDLRNGTKLGVTEMPES
- a CDS encoding GDSL family lipase produces the protein MMFLGDSITAGWGGNGKAVWAERYAPLKAANFGIGGDRTEHVLWRLQNGALGGGIRPKVVVLMIGTNNTGRDSAEQIAEGVTAIVAEIGKRAPQAKVLLLDVFPRGEKPDNDRRAKIAAINAIIEKLDDGRRVFFLPIGQKFVQPDGTISKAIMPDFLHLSAPGYRIWADAIDAKLGELLK
- a CDS encoding 3-ketoacyl-ACP reductase, producing MSTTSANENSSAQPAPQRTALVTGAGRGIGKAIAEVLAAAGHTVICVSKSAETCGAVAAGINAAGTGIGGKAVARAVDVADGAAVTAAAEAFLKEFGKIDILVNNAGITRDGLLARMSEDDWNAVLTTNLTSCFHWTKAIGWPMCRNRWGRIVNISSVSGLMGNAGQANYAAAKAGMVGFTKSVAKEFARRNVTANVVAPGFIKTDMTSVLNEEVQKAATSLIPMQRFGEAADIAHAVAFLASEQASYITGQVFTVDGGMSM
- the acpP gene encoding acyl carrier protein (carries the fatty acid chain in fatty acid biosynthesis); this encodes MADQKTIEQRVKEIIVNQLNVNEEQITPQASFLDDLGADSLDTVELIMAFEEEFKDEIKGEIPESDAEKLRTVGQVVDYINGKAAQA